Part of the Hevea brasiliensis isolate MT/VB/25A 57/8 chromosome 16, ASM3005281v1, whole genome shotgun sequence genome is shown below.
CATGATTCAAAGCTGAAACCGTTGATTCAAATCAGTTTCAAATTAAACCCAGAATAGTTCCGATTCATGGACCGGAACGTGTGTGCTGAGCAGAGGCCATTACTGTTGTATTCTACATCCCAAGAAAGAGTCTGTGGATctctgttgccttgtttcagtGACTTATAGTACTGACGACCACATATACTCAACTTCTCCACTGAAAAGCTATGCTCAACAAGCAACATATCTCTATATTTTTAtgatatttcatttatttttttaaatcacttgTCAGTTGCCACTTAAATAACAtggttaatattattttattttcatgaaTAGAGCATTACTGTCCTCACTGTTTTTTGGCAGAAGAAGAGTTGTTATTTAGCAATTTTTATGCACTGGAGGAGTCTGAAAGCATGGCCCTGTGCAACAAATATTaccaattttatattattatcccAAAAGAGACCATGTCCTTGATTCCTTCTAGCTTTTAACTTCAGCTTTAAAGAATCCAAAAGACAAAGTTGGAAACTTCAATAAAAGAACCTTCGAAAGCAATTGTGCAGATTTCCCAaatccccaaaaaaaaaaaaaatctgtagCATTTAGCAAGCAAGACGTTAGCCACTGGCCCAGTTCAGTGTAATTTCTATATGGATGATCAAGCACAATTAAGGTGCCTTAGAAATATCATTAAATTCTAATTCCTATATCCCTTATCTattcaaaaaaatattaatttttaaattaaattttgatttaatatgAAAGTTGATAAtgaataatttttaattcaatagtaCTATAATCTTTGTAGAAAtgtgaattttaaatttaaatttgagtcACAGTCAAAATagtatatacaaaaaaaaaattttaagtcaaaaaatataaattgatcaaataaaatactgattaatcaaaatcaattcaaattaattaaataataaattaaattatttgactgatttttaatttcataaattatttaaattaaaatttttataaattaataaaatatgtactacATTTATCATTCCAAGATTATTATATATATAGATAGAATTCTCACAACGTGCAAGGGTGTCAATGTTGTGATCGCATTTGAAGGGCATTACTCATTGGTATTACAAGTCCAAAAGAAGCCATCATCATGCATAGCATAGCGCCATTATCACCTCCTTGCTTCATTACTTCAACGACTCTCCTCGCGTGCACAGGAAGGGAACTTTGCTCAAAAGCTCCTTTTttttcatcaaaagtagttcgtTAATAACTAATCATATCTATTTTTTTAAAGATGCTTTttagaaatgttatgaataaaataataattttagatGTTCACGCCTAAAAAATGTAGCGCTgtgtaaatttaaaaaataaaagaaaaataactgcAAATTTTAATTAGGGTTTCAAATGAATAGCTTAGTCTTGCATTAAAATTTACAAACACTATCTTCttttatcaaataataaaaaaaaatcccatAACAACTCATGTTAAACTTATCCaaagtaataatattaaaaaagaaattaaggggTAGGAATATGAATGAAATTCCAGTAGAGAAAAAGGTAGTCAGTCAAAGTCTTTGTATATGAATGGAAGAATTAATGGAGGATTGAAGGGACTGTTTCATGGGCAAGTCAAAACCATGTGATCCCATTGGCCATTGCCTTGTTATTCagataaaattaattaagagcccctctttaattaaaaaataataaaaaattatatatgtgTGAAGATATTATGCTATTTTTTTGGACCTTTATCTagattttaatttacaatatcACAATCTTATGAAGATTTCAATACAAACCTATTATTGACTCGATTTCATCCCTCATTAATTCTTTTGACCGAAATATGCTAATGGACCTCAAATCAAAAGTTTTAATAGGGTTAGTGTAGTCTTTTCAAATAAATGGAAGGGTAGGAATTGTTCTGTGATATTGGGTGATGGTGATGACATCCAATTCACAGGTCATGACCTCTCCTTCTCTCCCCTATTTATTTCAACTTGAACAGCACACTCCATATTcccatcacacacacacacacacaactaGGAAGTGAAGTGACCACccattttttgtttcatttttttttctgtcTCTTCTCTTGTTAGGACTATGGTCATGGCTGAGAGACAGATCTTAGTTATTCCCATGGTCTTTGTGTTGTTATTTGTGGGAGTGTTTGCTAGTGCTAGCACTCATGCAGGAAACGCAGCAGCAGCAGAAGAAGCTGACAGGATATCTTCGCTTCCTGGGCAACCTAAGGTCTCCTTTCAACAGTTCTCTGGATATGTTACTGTTGAAGAAGTTGCTGGTAGAGCTCTATTTTACTGGTTCACTGAGGCTGCTCATGACCCCTTGTCTAAACCCTTGGTCGTTTGGCTCAATGGAGGTTAGGCCCttaatttccttttctttcctttctctctcaaTATGTTAATGGATGCTGGTTTTCGAAGATGGCTTAAAGTGATCGAAGTTTAGTTGTTGTTACTGTTATATTGATCGTTAGTTGGATGTTTTGATGGTAACATAAAATTTTTTCTTTGTTCGAGGTACAGGCATATTTATGGTTGAATAGGTACAGGCATATTTTTGCAATGCTTTTGTTTTAGTTTTCTCATTTATGTCCTTAAGCAGACAGTAACTTCTTCGCTTGCCGACATCATAATCAATGAAGTTCTCTGTATCTTTTGAAGCTAGAAGAAGAAGTTGTCTAGGCACCTCTCActtctatttttcttttctcttttttttccccACTTGAGGTCCAAAGACAAGATTACTATGTCCATATGCAGGAAggggaaattttattttttatccctTTCACTCTTCTTTAGGTATTTGCCAGAACAAGAATTCCTTTCTAGTTTCTACCTccaagcaagaaaaatgaaaaacagTGGACAGAGGTGGCCACTACTTGGCTGGCCTACCGATGGCAAAAAGATGAATGACCCAACTCCCAATCAAGTGTGGGATACAATTAAAAGTAACCCACAGTTCTTTCACAACCTGGCTTAGTTGACAGTGTAGTCGCTAGACCCAGGCACAGTCTAGGTTTGATTGAGCCGGTGAATGCAAGCACAACCCCACACAACCCAAAACCCCCACCCCCTCcttctctgtgtgtgtgtgtgtgtgtgtgtgtgtgtgtgtgtgtgtgtgtgtggataGGGCAATCAGAAAGATAAATGCTTGAAAGCAACTAAAAGCAGGCCTCATTATTATTTAACAGCAATTACAGATAACTAGCTATCCTTGTCAGCTTGTGTAGGTGCAGCCATCAATAGCAGCTAAACCAGCAAATTTCTTgcaaaattatgtaattatttgctAAGTACATATATATGATTACCACTCAAATTGCCAACGTAGCAAATTAAGCTACCCTAGCCATCCCTTGATTCAGACATATTAAGGATAAGTAACATATCTGtccttgcattttttttttttttttaatctctccAATGGATCTAAGAGAATCTTGCAAATTAAGACATGTTCTTGAAGGGGAGTAAATTTTAGCAGTATGATCTTTTGCTATTTTCTAACAAAACAAATACTTTTGTGACTCATCTCAGTTTAATGAGATATATATGTATTTTTCATCTGTATTTTGTGATCATCTCAGGTCCTGGTTGCTCTTCTGTGGCCTATGGAGCATCAGAAGAAATAGGCCCATTTAGAATCAACAAGACTGCCTCAGGTCTATATCTTAACAAGTTCTCCTGGAATGCTGTGGCCAACCTCTTGTTCCTGGAAACTCCTGCTGGCGCTGGCTTTTCCTACAGCAACCGGTCCTCTGATTTGGAAGATACCGGGGATATTCGGACTGGTATGATCTATATCGGAAACTTTCGAGGGGATTAGGAATTGAGCCTGATTCACAACTAatgctaacttttttttttttttttttttttttttttgttatgtgATTGATATGATTGTTCTTTTCTAAATTAACGTGTGGTTGTGGGAGGTAGGCCATAATTTGAATGACTATAGCACCACTACCTTATAATGATGATACCATGGTCCTAGTTTCATCATTGGAATTGGAAGAAAGTAGCAGTACCTGCATGAATATTATTTAATGAAggcaataattttaatataatcaaCCATGCATGTTTCTTTCTCTAATTGGATTCTGATGTAGAATTTTGAGTTTAAACATTTGATTATATGATCCTGCAAATGTAAATTATACAGGCCTAGCCTAAGAGAATTTCATATTGTAGGCTGTCTTTATAAGTCATTTGAAAGAAAGCTAGTCATATCTGGTTGTTTTTTTATGTACCATTTGTAGTTTAAGTGTTCTTTTGGCCAATAATGCAGCTAAGGACTCACTAGAATTCTTGGTTCGATGGATGAATCGGTTTCCACGATACAAAAATCGCGAAGTGTATCTTACTGGAGAGAGTTATGCAGGCCATTATGTTCCTCAGCTGGCTAGAGAAATTATGATGTACAACAAAAGGTCTAAGCATCCAATAAATCTCAAAGGAATTATGGTAATTACAATTCCTATTgcccttttccttttctttttccttccccTGACCTGTGCTAGTTTTGTATTTCACTGCTGAAATGAAATGTTTATCTAGGTGGGGAATGCAGTAACAGACAACTACTACGACAACCTTGGAACGGTGACTTACTGGTGGAGTCATGCAATGATCTCTGATAGGACATATCAGCGACTCATTAACACGTGTGATTTTCGCAGGCAAAAGGAATCAGATGAATGTGAATCTCTATATAGTTATGCTATGGATCAAGAATTTGGCAACATTGACCAGTACAACATTTATGCAACCCCTTGTAACAACTCTGATGGTGGCACATCTACTAGACAAACTATTCGATTGCCTCATCGAACCCATAAGGTATATATATACAGCTCCTGTTGATGACCATATTAACAAGAAATCTTTATCAAAACGTAATATTTTATTCACTTTTTCAACTTGCCTGCTGCAATCAGATTTTCAGGCAATTATCTGGCTATGATCCTTGTACCGAAAAATATGCTGAGATTTATTACAATAGGCCAGATGTTCAGAAAGCACTCCATGCCAATGTAACCAAAATTCCTTACAAGTGGACTGCCTGCAGGTTAAGTAACTGAACACTAGGCCTCTGCGTAAACAATAGAACACGAAATTGATGCGCAACAAAATCTGTAGCATCTAAATAATTGTTTATGTTGATACAGTGAATTTCTAAATCGAAACTGGAAGGATACCGAAGTTTCCATTCTCCCAATTTACAGACAAATGATTGCTGGTGGCCTGAGGGTTTGGGTATTCAGGTTCAAATTTTTATTCTACCTGTAAAACCTTTGCATTGTTTTTAATTACTCACAATGTTTAAtgtgtgttaattttttttttttacatatattGAACAATCTGTAGTGGCGACATAGACTCGGTTGTGCCAGTTACTGCCACTAGATATGCCCTTGCACAGCTTAAATTAGCAACAAAAATTCCATGGTATCCATGGTATGTTAAGAAGCAGGTAAGTAACTTAACCCCTTTCTTtgcttattttataattttaatcaaaCAAGCATTGATATTTATATCTTAGTCATTGCTTACCCTAATATGGGGATTTGGTTTTGTGAAGGTGGGAGGCTGGACAGAGGTATATGCAGGGCTTACATTTGCAACAGTGAGAGGAGCAGGTCATGAAGTGCCTCTTTTCAAGCCCAGGGCTGCTCTTCAGCTATTCAAATCATTCTTGAAAGGAAAGCCCCTTCCCAAGTCttaaaaaagaagagaagaaaactcTCCAAATTTATTTAACAAGCTTCTTCTATATTGTTATTGTTGTAGACAAAAGGGATGTCTCATTCTTAACCATTGAAAGCAATTAGTAGGCAGAAAGAGGGAAAGAGAAAAGCTTAATTGTGTATTAGAGAAAgcaaaatattaatttcaatgaTTTGGTGGGAATAATTAAAGGCAAATTATAAGCTCTTTGTCAAGCCTtgttccaatttttttttttttttttgtcatcttAAAAACGAAGACTGGTCAGAATTGTCTTGATTGGAATttcattctaattttttttatatatattccgCTAATTAAGCCAGTCAAAAAGTGAAAATTTTTGTAATTCTTATCATACTTCTCATAGTCAACTCGCCTCCCCTCCCCTTCCCGGCATACCCCACCTCACCCAAGTACTCAGAAaggtaaattttataaatttgttACGACTAATCCTTGTTTTAGTGTCTATAACAtctaatttataaattgattaattcgctaatcaaattaaattatagaaatcaaattcttaaaattttaaatttcagaaactaatttattaattatgataaattataaaaaaataaatagtagTTTATCATTAACTGAAGAGCACATAATTGCATATTGAAATAAAAACAACAAAAGCTCACCATATAGGTTGAAACCATTACCCCTCCAAAAATCAAAAGTCAGAAAAGGAAAAGTAACATAAGCACAACCCCCTATAGATAAAGCTTACCAACCAAGAGAAGAGGAAAGCCATAAAAAATCTGCAATGTATATGATTTCCTCTACAATATTAACTCAAGTTATTCATAATATATCTTAAATCTATGAAAGATTAAATTGAAACAATAATTTTCTGCACTGAAAATTTAtctgattatatatatatttggattAGTTTGATGTTTAGGTAAATTTATGTAGCAAGATTCATATATATTTGGAGCTTAAAACCAGCCAAACTTTTAAGATTTAATCAAATCCAAAACTTGTAAATAAAGCATTAAAATGGATGTTATAAGTATCCATTGCCAATGGCATTATTTTGGTTGCCACACCTAATAGTTGGGTATTTTGATTTTCAAGCCAGCATTCATTAAGTCCTCTTGGATTTAATGATAAAAGAAATTTTCTTctgtatgacaaaattaaaaatataaatgatgtTTATATTATTTCATCCAATCAATAGAAATAAAAAatcttatgaaaattaaaaaaaaaaatgttttaactTTGTAATACTTTTTTATTGACACTAAATTTTaactttataaatttaaaaaatgattttaacaatatttaattaaaattaattaatttttaaataatttatttattaatatttaaaataataatttttttaaaataaattgaaattataatttcaaatatgccCTCAAATGGTCAATAGTCGCCAAACTAAAacgtagattaaaaaaaaaaaaaaaaaaaggagcaacTCTGCTCCCTtgaaaaaggaattgaatcaagaaAGGGAAAGATCAGACTTTGGAATTGTAGACCAAAGAACAAGGGAAGCTCACTTAGGTTCTTCTCTGTACTCACCTTACAGTTGGTTACTTTTATATCTGAGACCCTTCACTTTCTTGCTTTTGCTGCTGCTTTGCCATTCCCCCTTACAGATCTTGCTGATCTTTTTCAGGTGTGCTTCAAgttttactattattattattattttattattttatctctgTCTCTACCTTCTTTTTGTCTTTGTTTATAGCATTTCTTTACAACCCTTCTGTGATATGTTCACGTTTTCCTTGTTTGCGATCTTGAGCTTTCAggtctttttcttttttgtttgtaGGTTGCTTATAATTGTCATTTGAAGAAGTGGATTTCAAGTTTTTTTAGTGGTTCTTTTGATACTAATAATTCATTATTGCTAATTATTGCAGTTGCAAGTTTTAATCATATTGGGATTATGCTTTTGtagttgttttccttttctttatttGATCAGTTTATGATTTGCCTTTTTCAGCAGCTATCATTTGCCATCGGATACTCAAGGCTTAGGTTTGAAATTCCAATCTAGAAAGTAGCATTTAATACTCTGATTTTTGGGAATTGAAGTATATTCTTGGGAATTTAGAAGCCAATCTAGCACGGTGGAAAATTAATCTAAGACAAGCTATTGTGGACTTCAATTCAATTTTACTTTTGAAACCCAAAAGGGGAATCAGTTGGGGGTTGGTCTTTGAGGATTCTGTAACTATGTTGGATTGTGGCTctgtgattccagagttggaaaGAGAAGAAGACTTGATTGCTGCGGCAAAACACATTGCAAGGGCATTGGGATCTAAAAAGAACCTCACTGATGATAccaagaaaattttggcagacctTAGCACCCAGTTGTCGAACATAACCACAGTCGGTGAAAGCAAGGTTGAGACACCCAGTGAGATTGAAGGACAGCTAAATGTTATTCAGGAGAAGATTATGAGTTGGGAGACAGATCAGTCAATGATATGGGATTCCGGTCTTGATGAAGCCACTCAGTATCTAAATGCTGCCGAAGAAGCCAGAAAGTTGGCTGAAAGGTTGGGGACTTTGTCTTTGAACAAAGATGATGGGGAAAAGGAGCTGTTGATGAGGGCACATGATATTCTTCAAATAGCAATGGCAAGGCTTGAGGAAGAGTTCAAGTGCATGCTTGTTCAAAACAGGCAACCTTTTGAGCCAGAGCACGTTTCTTTCCGTTCAAGTGAAGAGGATGCTACAGATATAGGTTCTGTAATCTCTCTTGGAGATGGCTCGGTTGAGGAATCAATTAATAGAGATAGCATTAGCAGAACTTCAGAGGAATTCATCATTGATTTGGTTAGTCCAGAAGTAATTTCTCACCTCAGAAATATCGCAAATTTAATGTTCATCTCCAATTATGGTCATGAATGTTCCCAGGCATATATTGGCGTTAGAAGAGATGCCTTGGATGAATGTCTCTTTATACTTGAAATGGAGAAACTGAGCATTGAGGATGTACTGAAATTGGAGTGGGGTAGCTTGAATTCCAAGATCAAGAGATGGGTTCGGACTATGAAGATCTTCGTGTCGGTCTATCTTGCTAGCGAGAAATGGCTCACTGAACAGATATTTGGAGGGCTTGGAACAGTTAATCTGGTTTGTTTCGCTGAGGCTTCAAAGGCTTCAATGATGCAGCTATTAAATTTTGGTGAAGCCGTATCTATTGGCCCACACAAACCAGAGAAGTTGTTTCCTATTCTTGATATGTATGAGATTCTTGCAGATCTTCTTCAAGATATAGATTCTCTATACTCAGATGAGGCCGGTTTTTGTGTTAGAACTGACTGTCGTGAGGTTCTAAGGAGATTAGGGGACTCCGCGAGGGCAGCATTTCTTGAATTTGAGAATGCCATTGCAACAAATGTGTCATCAAATCCTTTTGCAGGAGGGGGAATTCACCATCTCACTAGGTATGTTATGAATTATATCAACACTCTTACTGACTACCATGAGACCCTCAATTTTCTCCTAAAGGATCATGATGGAGAGGATCCTATTTCATTGTCCCCTGGCTCAAGTCCACGTACAGAAGAAGAGAACACAAGTGGAAGTACATTTGATGCTTCCCCTATGGCTCTCCACTTCAGATCTGTTGCTTCAATTCTAGAATGCAACCTTGATGACAAGGCCAAGTTATACAGGGATCCTTCCTTGCAACATATCTTCTTGATGAACAACATACATTACATGGCTCAAAAGGTAAAGAATTCGGAACTTAGGCATATATTTGGCGATGATTGGATACGAAAGCGCAACTGGAAATTCCAACAGCATGCGATGAACTATGAGAGAGCTACTTGGAGTTCAGTCCTGTCTTTGTTGAAGGATGAGGGAAATTCCAATTCTGATTCTGTCTCAAAAACCCTTCTCAAGGAGAGGTTTCGGAGCTTTTATCTTGCTTTTGAGGAGGTTTACAGGACTCAAACAGCATGGCTCATCCCTGATGCTGAGCTTCGAGCAGATTTGCAAATTTCAACATCTGTGAAGGTGATTCAGGCCTATCGAACATTTGTTGGAAGACAGACCAATCACATAAGTGACAAGCACATTAAGTACGGTGCTGATGACTTACAAAATTATTTGTTGGATCTCTTCACTGGATCTCAAAGATCATTGCACAATCCCCACAGgagataatataataataaaatcagATTTACTTTTGTGATTTAGTGAGGAAAGGCTTTTGGTTTTATGTCCTCTGCTAATGTAATCGTATTTTCTTCTCCTCTGCACTTGTAAGTTTTATTTTGATCAATAAACAGATGTTTGTTTCTATGACAAACCTCAACTAGTCATTGTATCTTCTTAAATCTAAATGTTAGTTCCAGAAAATATAGTCATAAGAGAAAAATCTCTCTTCCCCTGTTGCTCTCCGGTAATAACATAAATTGGGCTAAGTTGAGATTCCATGAATGTCTGGCTTGGGTTGTTTTTTTATCCACCATTTGCTCTAGTTAGCAGCAAGTTTCAGTTCAATGTCCTGCTAAAATTCAAGAACAGTACTCGGTAAATTTTGGTATAGATATTTGAATAGGATGTAACATCTAAGGGGTGGCCAAGTATATTAATTGAGTGGCAATTTGAACCACAAATTCTTTAGATGCTGCTGCATCACTTGCAGATAAGTTGGATGGAGTCAATCCTCGTTGAACAAGAACAGATAGAAGAAAAAAGAAATGGGTCCTGAAGCAGACGCTGGCTGCCAGTTGTGACTTGTTCAACAATGGTGTCCTTTTTAGGGCAGAAATGGCAACTAATAATTGAGTTGCAACTGACGACGTCAGCCGTTCATCCATTAAGACCTAACATGATGAACAGCTGAGATTGCTCAAGCACAACTAACACCAGTTGATGTTAATGAGGCCAAGTCATAAAAATTCCCATTTATGATAAAAAAGTTGCTGTTAGTCCATCACTTTCAAGCTATTTGCAAATGGCGCAACATTAACATTAGTTTTAGAACctatataaaagaaatttcccAACCGAAAGGTATTCTTATTTATTATCAATGAAAGAAACGCAAATTTCTTTTCATTAGATAAAATTTTGGAACTCCTAGCACCAGGCCCAAACTAAAATCTCCGATACATGGTTGTAAACGGAAGACTTTAAGTCGATGACTAATTGAATTTAGGTGaaactttaatattttaattcatatatatatataaaacagaatttaataaatatttgattttatatttttctgtacattgattaaattgttatatacaaaatatatcaaaattatttgcaatatataatttttattataaaatattattttgatatAGCCCACTTATTTTAATATGTCAATTTACTtgcatttttaataaaattgaaaaaatgcATGCATTttaatacatatatatgtattatgtaactaataattttttataaattaataatattatattaaattgtCAATTAATAACTTAAAATAATTAGTTGACAACTTAATAATTAATGTTTTGTGATACGATAAAAATTTAGAATAAATTTTCAGTACAACAaaaatttcattatatatatatatatataaaataaaatcctTAACCATTTCTTTTAATAAAGATTGAACCAGATTTGAAATCCTTAGTACGATATTATCAGCCATTCCGCCGGCACAAGGGACAAAAGGCACCATTTTCCGATGTTACTCGACAGCACAAAGGTGCTGCGCAACGAAGTTTGACACTTAATCTACGACTAAAATCTGAATACAATAAACCATTAATGTACATCTATCCTCGGGTCATAAACAAAATACAACACAGATCTTCTCTACTCCCTAGCCACCCTATAACAGCTGCGATAAATGGATATCAGAATTCCTGAATACCATACGGTTAAGTCTACGATCAAATTCCCATACTAAAAGGACATTTCACCATCCATATTCCATCTGCATACGATCGCTAGAGACTCATTGCCAATAATCCACCAGTTGAAGCAACGATACTAGTCATAAAGCCCAAAAAGGTTTTCGAACTGCCACTGTGCTGGAGTTCCCAGGATCAGATTCTTCGCTGGTTTCCTCaccatcatcatcttcttctccaTATTCCATTAATTTTACCAGAGTATCTGAAACAACTGAACAGtccaagaaaagaaaattaagtgAATCAGAAGCAAATGACAAATCCTCTCAAACTAACAAGTGGCCAATACTAACACCATCTACACTTTCTTTTATTATGGTGTTGTTGACTTCATTATCTAAGGTTCCTCCATGCAAATGCATTGGTCATGACAGGTAAACAACTTACCAGTAAAAACAAGACCAAGCAGTGTGAGTTTGATTTACCTGCTACAGTATCAGATTTGCTTTTATGGGAAACAGTGCTCTTTGTCTGCAATCTATCTCCAGTATTTGATGAGCTAAAttttggaggtggaggtggcggtGGTGGGGGCATGGTTCTTGGAGGTGGCAGTGGCATTCCATTTGATAATGGTGGCAGAGACATAGTTCGTGGAGGTGGAGGGGGCATGTTTTGGGGAGCAGGTGGTGGCATTCCATTCAATGATGGCTGGACCAATTTCTTCGAAGCAGGCATGGTTGATGTATTTCTCACACCATCTGCCAGTGCTTGCTCACCAGGCTTTAACAACTTTGAACCCTGCAACGAGTTAGGGGAAAAGTGCAAGCCTAGATTTTCAATATCAGTTAGATATTGGATGGAAAGAAAAAAGTAATAATCTCAAATCAAATTCAACACGACATAAACGCCATTATTCCTTTAAAACCAACACAGTAGAAGAAGAGATGGCTGCAAATAGCAAACAGTTTAATTGAGATACACAAATTATTCAGCATCTTTGCATGCCAAACACAACACCCTTGAACAAGTATTAGCAGCGTCTTTTAAGAGCATCTACATAGAAACACAAGCCTTAAATTTTCACTaacaaatgaaataaaaaaaaatgtgctCATCAAAGTTCCAGTTGATATGTCTAACTCAATGTGGTGAAAAGGTACAAATATCTTTAAATTTCATATCAGACAAACTAGAAGGTTATGGAGTAAATCATTCTGATGTATGTTATTCAAACAAACAGATGAACAAGAACATcataaaataaaagagagaattgGTGGAGTGGTCCTTATCATGGCATTATAAACATTGTATT
Proteins encoded:
- the LOC110658894 gene encoding serine carboxypeptidase-like 25 — protein: MVMAERQILVIPMVFVLLFVGVFASASTHAGNAAAAEEADRISSLPGQPKVSFQQFSGYVTVEEVAGRALFYWFTEAAHDPLSKPLVVWLNGGPGCSSVAYGASEEIGPFRINKTASGLYLNKFSWNAVANLLFLETPAGAGFSYSNRSSDLEDTGDIRTAKDSLEFLVRWMNRFPRYKNREVYLTGESYAGHYVPQLAREIMMYNKRSKHPINLKGIMVGNAVTDNYYDNLGTVTYWWSHAMISDRTYQRLINTCDFRRQKESDECESLYSYAMDQEFGNIDQYNIYATPCNNSDGGTSTRQTIRLPHRTHKIFRQLSGYDPCTEKYAEIYYNRPDVQKALHANVTKIPYKWTACSEFLNRNWKDTEVSILPIYRQMIAGGLRVWVFSGDIDSVVPVTATRYALAQLKLATKIPWYPWYVKKQVGGWTEVYAGLTFATVRGAGHEVPLFKPRAALQLFKSFLKGKPLPKS
- the LOC110658895 gene encoding exocyst complex component EXO70E2; protein product: MLDCGSVIPELEREEDLIAAAKHIARALGSKKNLTDDTKKILADLSTQLSNITTVGESKVETPSEIEGQLNVIQEKIMSWETDQSMIWDSGLDEATQYLNAAEEARKLAERLGTLSLNKDDGEKELLMRAHDILQIAMARLEEEFKCMLVQNRQPFEPEHVSFRSSEEDATDIGSVISLGDGSVEESINRDSISRTSEEFIIDLVSPEVISHLRNIANLMFISNYGHECSQAYIGVRRDALDECLFILEMEKLSIEDVLKLEWGSLNSKIKRWVRTMKIFVSVYLASEKWLTEQIFGGLGTVNLVCFAEASKASMMQLLNFGEAVSIGPHKPEKLFPILDMYEILADLLQDIDSLYSDEAGFCVRTDCREVLRRLGDSARAAFLEFENAIATNVSSNPFAGGGIHHLTRYVMNYINTLTDYHETLNFLLKDHDGEDPISLSPGSSPRTEEENTSGSTFDASPMALHFRSVASILECNLDDKAKLYRDPSLQHIFLMNNIHYMAQKVKNSELRHIFGDDWIRKRNWKFQQHAMNYERATWSSVLSLLKDEGNSNSDSVSKTLLKERFRSFYLAFEEVYRTQTAWLIPDAELRADLQISTSVKVIQAYRTFVGRQTNHISDKHIKYGADDLQNYLLDLFTGSQRSLHNPHRR